The genomic window GATTCGCTTCGGATCCGCTGTTCCCGGCGGTCGGCCACACGGACCGCGTCCGAAGGCACGGTGAATCGGTGCCAGACGCCGTCCGCGGGGTCGCGTTCGACACGAGTTCGAAACGCCTCGTGACGGGCGATATAGCTGAGGATGGTCTGCCGCATGACCTCCGCGTCGTAGCGCCGGTGGACCTCGAACACGGTGCCGATCCAGGATCCGTCGCTACCCCGGCTGCAATGGTCTTCGTGAGTGAACGAGACGCCGCGTGGGTCCTCGGTCCAAGCATCACTGTCTGCGGCAGGAACCCACTCGGTGAGTCTTCCAGCAGGTAACGGGTAGTCGGCCAGTTCGGTGTATTCCATCGAGTATCCAATTCCGAGCTCGGCCAGCGGGAGACTGGCTACGTTGGGGCGCAATTACGCGTAGCGGAAGGTCCGAGAATTACAGTAAGGCGAATCCGCGGGTAATTCGCTACGCAGGAAAGTGTTGTTCGTCACCTCGATTCGAGTTGACGACTGCCCGTATCGGTGATTCGCACGACGAACGATCTGCGGTCACCGAACCGTGGCGCGTTGAAATGCAGTATGACGCAATCTATTCGAGAGTTCTGGAGAGGGTATGTGTCCGTCCGCCGCCTCCTTTCGATATGGGCGCGGTGGCCGAATGGCACCGGAGATCCGCCCGAGCTTCATGGCTTCTCACACAATTACGAAACGGACCAATCCGTACGGGTGGCGGCTCCGAATTGCGCATTTACATCTGCATGGGAGTCGAAGCCGCGAATTAATCTTCTGTTCTGTTTCGGTCGTTGTAGTACATTTTTGCGATGACCCGAATTGGATTTGCGGATCACTTGTTCTTGCGAATGCATCACGGAATCGGCAAGCCGGTCTTCAATCAATTTCTGTGGTGGTTCGACAGTACGGTTCCCGACTCCGAGCTGCGAAAACTGCACGCGAACCTGATGAGCGGACTGTTGTCGAGGGAGGTTGTTCCACCTCTTCTACCGACCGCTCGGCATCGTTGGGTTGCGTCGGACAACGCTCTTCCGATCGTTTTCGGTGTGTCGCCGATAGAGGTCGACGGACTCCGCCGCTGGGCGGAGCAGCACGCGGGCGGTGAGATCGATCCCGAGCGCGGCACCGGCTGGCAGCTCTCTGCAGCCCCCGTGGTCGGCGGGGGGACGATCGTCTCCCTCGTGTGTTCACACATGGTTGCGGACGGAGCCGCGATGATAGCCGCAGTTCGACGAGCGAACGGAGAGGCTGGGCGCGTCGGTGCAGCCGATCTCGGATCGCGGCCCTCGCTGGTCGATGCCGCGATCGACGACGTCGCCGACACCGCGGGTCAAGTGCGTCCGATCCTGTCCTGGCTGGGGAAGAAGGCGGCCCGGACCCTTTCGCGGACGAGTTCGAAGTCCGCGGAACTGCCTGCGCGAACGGACGGGCCACACAGGCGTGCTGTGTCACCGGGCGGCGGCTCGTGGACGCCGCCGTACGTAGTGGTCGAGTGTCCGCTGGACAGGTGGAACGCGGTCGCGTCGGAATGGGGTGGCACGTCGAATTCGCTGTTCATCGGGATGCTCACGGCCGTGTCCGAATCGATCGGACGCGCGCGGCCCGGTGACGAACTCCGATGGTCGCTCCCCTTCAACAATCGCGCCGCCGACGACCTCGACTCGAACTCGACCAAGATCATCCCGGTTCGTGTCCCGGTCTCCGAGCCGGGCGACCGCGATCTCACCCGTATCAGGAAGGCCAGCAAGACGGCATTCACCGAGTTCGCCGCTCGGCAGGCGACCGGGGTGTCCACCGATCTGATCCCGCTGCCTTTGATTCAGATGCTTCCCGACGCGCTCGTGAGGAGGATGCCGATTCCCGCTGACGGTGCGGAGGGTCTGTGCTCCAACCTGGGTACCCTGCCCGAGGCATTCACGACGATCGGTGGGGTGACCGCCAGAAGCGTTGCGGCGCGAGCGACATTCGGCGGGGCCGACGCGGAGTTCGCTCGAACACTCGGCGGAGGCTTGACGGCTTGGGCGAGCGAGACCGAGAACTTCATCACGATCTCGATGCACGGAATGGACCCGGATCGGATGGCCACCGACGAGGAGATGCGCGGTGTCGTCGCCGACGTGCTGGATCGATGGGGCGTCGACTACCGGTTCTGGTGAACTGCGGTTTCGGCGAGATCGGCTGCGGCGCGGACCGCATCGGCGGGCGCGGTCATCGATTTCGCAAGCCAACTGGCACGTGCAGCGAAATCGGGAGTGAGAAGGATGTCGAGCCCACGGGTAAGGGTGTCGCTGTCGAGCCGGGAGAATGGAATCGAGTGGCCCGCGCCCGTCCGTGTGAGGGCAGCGCCCCAGAACGGTTGGTCGGCGCTGAACCAGCAGATCATCGTCGGTAGGGCGGCTCGGATGCTCGCCGCGGTTGTTCCCGCGCCGCCGTGGTGAATCGCCGCGCGGCACATCGGGAGAATCGATGCGTGATCCACGGGACCGACGACCGCGACTGCGTCGGATCGGTCGACCCGTTCGTCGATCGCACTCCATCCCGAACTGACGACGGCGCGGTGGTTGCCGGCCTCACAGGTGCGCGTGATGGTGTCAATCAACGACGCGGGGTCGCGGACGGGCATGCTGCCGAAGCCGAAGTACAGCGGCGGGGGACCCTCGGCGATCCACTCCCGTAACGCCGAATCAGCGGCGCGCGCGGATCCGAGAGAGCCTGCGCTGGAGGGAAGTTCGAGAAATCCGACGAACGGCCTGGGGGACCCCCATTCGTCGGCGAGGCCGGGGAAGAACGCGCTGTCGTAAGCCTGGATCTCGGTGCCCCCATGGTCGGCGATGCGCCTGGACAAGGGGGACCGCGCTTCGGCGAGCCCGAGAGCGGTGCGCTGCTTGTTCTCTCGCGTCTTCATCGAGTTCCATCGCATGGCCTCGAGGAGCCACCACGTCGCCCTGTTCACTGCAGTCGGAAGCGAGCGACCGGGAACCACGGACATGGATCCGTTGCTTCGCACCGGGCAGTAGTGGAGCGCAAGGAACGGGATCGACTGTGCCTCTGCGATGTTGAAGGCCATTTCCTGACCCAGAGTGCCCGTGATGACAGCGTCGGCGTCGCCCGCCAACGATGAAAGCTGCTCGGCCATGTCGTCCCAGCCGACGCCTGCGAGCTCCGCCAAGGCCGCAAGGCGCGTGCGCGGATTCCGTGACTTGATGCGCACTCGGACCAGGTCCGATTCGAGGAGTGCTTTGGTGTCGGGCCCGAACGGCGTCACCGAGATGGCGTCGACGCCTTCGGTGACCGCTGTGGCGAAACTCACCAGGTTGGGTGGTGCACCGAAGTCGATGTGGTGGCCCCGCGTCGCCAGTTCGAGTGCCAGCGCCAGGCCCGGCTGAACGTCGCCCCGGCTGCCGGTGAACGGCAGTACGAACCTCATTGCGCAGCTCCCTGCTGAATACTTCGAGGACATCTCGGCGGCACCGATGACAAGCCTGCAACCTACCCCAACCTCGCTCGATCCGCGTAAGACGAACGGACACAAGGTTCTTTGGAGTACATCACATTTTCGGTGAGTGCTCGCCGCACAACTGTCGGATACGCTTTTCGTCGTGAGTAGATTGACGTACGACGACGACCTGTTTCTCCGGATGGAGTGCGTCCTCGACGTCCCCGTCGTCAATCAGATCGTATGGCGGTTCGACACCCCCATCGCCCGGACGGTTCTCGAGTCGATGTGGACCAACCTCGCCGGTGGACCCATCAACAGGAACGTCGAGCGGGTCGCGGTGCCCGGAGCACGTGATCGATGGATCAAGGCGTCGACTTCTCTGCCGCTGGACATCCACGACGTTGTTCTCGGCCCGGATGCGTTGTCCGATTGGATGGAGCATCGTGCGGCAGTG from Rhodococcus sp. P1Y includes these protein-coding regions:
- a CDS encoding glycosyltransferase yields the protein MRFVLPFTGSRGDVQPGLALALELATRGHHIDFGAPPNLVSFATAVTEGVDAISVTPFGPDTKALLESDLVRVRIKSRNPRTRLAALAELAGVGWDDMAEQLSSLAGDADAVITGTLGQEMAFNIAEAQSIPFLALHYCPVRSNGSMSVVPGRSLPTAVNRATWWLLEAMRWNSMKTRENKQRTALGLAEARSPLSRRIADHGGTEIQAYDSAFFPGLADEWGSPRPFVGFLELPSSAGSLGSARAADSALREWIAEGPPPLYFGFGSMPVRDPASLIDTITRTCEAGNHRAVVSSGWSAIDERVDRSDAVAVVGPVDHASILPMCRAAIHHGGAGTTAASIRAALPTMICWFSADQPFWGAALTRTGAGHSIPFSRLDSDTLTRGLDILLTPDFAARASWLAKSMTAPADAVRAAADLAETAVHQNR